The nucleotide sequence AGCCGACCGAATCACACCCACCCAAGCTCCAGACAAGCCACAAACGAGGCCACCCAAACAACAACAGAGGATTATACAGCTGCAGCGTTGCCGACGACGAACCACGACGGACGTACGCCCTCACGCCCCGACCCTCTTGCCGCTGGCGTGCGCGGCGGTGCAGGAGATCACCTGGTAGCCGTCCTTCTTGCTCTTGGGCTTCCGCGGGATGCACCGGTCGTGCAGGTCCACCGCCTCCTCCGCCTTCCCCGCCCTGCCATCATCCACCGTCACATATTCAGAATAGTAATACAGCAGCAGTACAGTAAGTCGTACGTTATCATTCCGCATCACTGTCTCTCGTACCCTCCCCATCATCACGGCTCTCGTGCAGCACAATCCGCGGCGGAGTACTTGGCACAAAGATCGGTTCCTCTGTACAAGTGCGCCGCATGTATGGCTCGAGGGCTCCCTCCCCCGGGCCACACCCGCTTGAGAACCGGACGAGTTCAATGCCTGACAGGGGCGCTTACTTGAACAGCATCCATTGCAACATCATCCATTGCTTCCTGATAATGTGTTGATGGTTTCACGTCTTACTCGGTCCCTCAGATTATTATACCAGTACTCCTACTGCTATGCCCTCGTAACGGAGTCACGGGCTCATGTCTCTGAACAAGTGTAAATAAATCCAAAACGTAATTAAGTTCAGCGATCGCTCGTGTCGCAGGGCAAGAACACTTCCAAGATTTGGCGCTGGCTCTCGCGTGCCAGCACGGGCCCGTGCCAGCCGAGAATTCAAGGCGCGTCCCTGACATTCTGGATCGACCGATCGATCCGTCCTGTTTGTGACTTGTGAGCATGAGCGATAGCTCCGCGAGACCTATTCCTATTTATGAACTTAACCACCGATCAAGTACTCCTACCCCCGGTGGAATTTTCGCAGCGCCTTTAACCAACTGCCGCTACGGCGGGCCGAATCAATGGAACAGTGCCCGACTGACTGGCCGCCATTAACGGCGGCCAGAAAGCTTGGAGTGACGAGCTGCTGGCGGTCACTAACTCTAGTAACTACGTAGAACCGAATAGTGGCGGTGGTGCCGGTTTAATTTGGTGGGTGCGTGCTTATCGGATGGCATTGATGGTCGGCGTGGAGTGTGGTGTTATACGGTTATACCTGTCGGCGTTGTCGGAGGACGACCGCCGGAGGACGGCCAGGTCCTGGCACGGGTCGGCGGCCGGGCGCTGCGTCTCCACCAGGCTCCCGCTGAAGTACTCCTTGTCCTCGACCGCCTTCTGCCGGTACACGGCCGTCTCGGCGGCCGCGCGAGCCGGCGGGCGCGGCGGGCGCGGGCGGTAGTGCACCCCGCGCGGCAGCACCGGCGTCGCCAGCCCGCCCTTCACCGACACGGACCCGCACGAGATGAGCTGCATCAGCACGGACGACGCCCTGGCCCGGTTCGCGCCGCTGGGGACGGTCGCCAGGACGCGGCCGTCCGCCCTGAtcagcgcctccagcgtctcggggCTCGTGGACGCCGTCGGCGGCGACGTCTCCTCGCGGCTCAGCTCCTCCTGGGCGCGCCTCTGGTGGCCGCGGCTCCGCCCGCGGTGCCCGTCCTCGGTCTGCGTCGCCGCGTCCGCTGCCGCCGCGGCGCGGTCCTCGGCCTTGTACACCCTGTACTCGCCGACCTCCGCTGTGCCGCACGCGCCGGCGACGCCCTTCCTGTGACCGTGGTCCCAGCCTGAGGACGAGGACGTGGTGGTGTCGTGCGAGCCGGAGGAGCAGGAGgacgcggcggccgcgtcgagcaGCGGGAGGTGGATCGCCGGCGGGTGCAGGCGCTCGGTGCCCTTGAGCACGTACTCCCGCCCGCCCACCGGGTG is from Triticum aestivum cultivar Chinese Spring chromosome 3A, IWGSC CS RefSeq v2.1, whole genome shotgun sequence and encodes:
- the LOC123062530 gene encoding protein SOSEKI 4; the protein is MAVVVAGGGGGGGGGRARAEQQPRPHWREQQGQRSPDMAAVPRPPRPRPGPARVAVVYYLSRNGQLEHPHFMEVALSSPDGLYLRDVIDRLDALRGKGMARMYSWASKRSYRNGFVWHDLADDDYVHPVGGREYVLKGTERLHPPAIHLPLLDAAAASSCSSGSHDTTTSSSSGWDHGHRKGVAGACGTAEVGEYRVYKAEDRAAAAADAATQTEDGHRGRSRGHQRRAQEELSREETSPPTASTSPETLEALIRADGRVLATVPSGANRARASSVLMQLISCGSVSVKGGLATPVLPRGVHYRPRPPRPPARAAAETAVYRQKAVEDKEYFSGSLVETQRPAADPCQDLAVLRRSSSDNADRAGKAEEAVDLHDRCIPRKPKSKKDGYQVISCTAAHASGKRVGA